One region of Synechococcus elongatus PCC 11801 genomic DNA includes:
- the ftsH3 gene encoding ATP-dependent zinc metalloprotease FtsH3, with protein MKKRWKNAGLYALLAIVVIALGTALLDQRGTETVATWRYSEFVQRVENKQVAKVILSPDRSSALVQAEDGDKVQVNLPNDPQLLKILTDNNVDISVRPQNQDSVWLRALSSLFFPILLLVGLFFILRRAQGGPGNQAMNFGKSKARVQMEPQTQVTFNDVAGIDQAKLELTEVVDFLKNADRFTAVGAQIPKGVLLVGPPGTGKTLLAKAVAGEAGVPFFSISGSEFVEMFVGVGASRVRDLFEQAKASAPCIVFIDEIDAVGRQRGAGLGGGNDEREQTLNQLLTEMDGFEGNSGIIIVAATNRPDVLDAALMRPGRFDRQVVVDRPDYNGRLEILRVHARGKSLSKDIDLDKIARRTPGFTGADLSNLLNEAAILAARRSLAEISMDEVNDAIDRVLAGPEKKDRVMSEKRKVLVAYHEAGHALVGALMPDYDPVQKISIIPRGRAGGLTWFTPSEERMESGLYSRTYLQNQMAVALGGRLAEEIVFGEEEVTTGASNDLQQVARVARQMVTRFGMSDRLGPVALGRQQGNMFLGRDIAAERDFSEDTAATIDDEVRQLVDTAYHRAKQVLVENRSILDQLAKMLVEKETVDAEELQDLLNNNEVRMAAIA; from the coding sequence GTGAAGAAACGATGGAAAAATGCCGGCCTCTATGCGCTACTAGCGATCGTGGTGATCGCTTTGGGGACCGCTTTACTGGATCAACGCGGGACGGAAACCGTGGCGACCTGGCGCTACAGCGAGTTTGTCCAGCGCGTGGAAAACAAGCAAGTCGCTAAGGTTATCCTCAGCCCCGATCGCAGTTCGGCGCTGGTTCAAGCCGAAGACGGCGACAAAGTGCAGGTCAATCTTCCCAACGACCCGCAGTTGCTGAAGATTCTGACCGATAACAACGTTGATATCTCCGTTCGTCCTCAGAACCAAGACAGCGTTTGGCTGCGGGCTCTGAGCAGCCTCTTCTTCCCAATTCTCTTGCTCGTCGGTCTGTTCTTCATCCTGCGCCGTGCCCAAGGTGGCCCTGGCAACCAGGCGATGAACTTTGGCAAGAGCAAAGCGCGCGTCCAAATGGAGCCCCAAACCCAAGTCACCTTTAACGATGTGGCTGGGATTGATCAGGCCAAATTGGAGCTGACCGAAGTCGTTGACTTCCTCAAAAATGCCGATCGCTTCACCGCCGTCGGTGCTCAAATTCCCAAAGGCGTGCTGCTGGTTGGCCCTCCGGGTACCGGTAAAACTCTGCTGGCGAAAGCCGTGGCTGGCGAAGCGGGCGTGCCCTTCTTCAGCATCTCTGGCTCTGAGTTTGTGGAAATGTTCGTCGGTGTCGGCGCTAGCCGTGTCCGCGACCTGTTTGAACAAGCAAAAGCGAGCGCTCCTTGCATCGTCTTCATCGACGAGATCGACGCTGTTGGCCGCCAGCGCGGTGCTGGTCTTGGCGGTGGCAATGATGAGCGCGAACAAACCCTCAACCAGTTGCTGACCGAAATGGATGGCTTTGAGGGCAACAGCGGCATCATCATCGTTGCGGCAACCAACCGTCCCGACGTCTTAGATGCGGCCTTGATGCGTCCCGGTCGTTTCGATCGCCAAGTGGTGGTCGATCGCCCTGACTACAACGGTCGTCTGGAAATCCTGCGCGTTCATGCTCGCGGCAAGAGCCTCAGCAAAGATATTGACCTCGACAAAATCGCGCGTCGGACACCTGGCTTCACCGGTGCTGACCTGTCTAACCTGTTGAACGAAGCAGCCATTCTGGCAGCTCGCCGCAGCTTGGCTGAGATCTCGATGGATGAAGTCAACGATGCGATCGATCGCGTCTTGGCCGGCCCCGAGAAGAAAGACCGCGTCATGAGCGAAAAACGTAAGGTCTTGGTGGCTTACCACGAGGCGGGTCACGCCCTGGTCGGTGCCTTGATGCCCGACTACGACCCTGTCCAAAAAATCAGCATCATCCCGCGCGGACGTGCCGGTGGTCTGACCTGGTTCACCCCTAGCGAAGAGCGGATGGAATCGGGTCTCTACTCCCGCACCTATCTGCAAAACCAAATGGCGGTTGCCCTCGGCGGCCGTTTGGCGGAAGAGATCGTCTTCGGTGAAGAAGAAGTGACCACTGGTGCTTCTAACGACTTGCAGCAGGTGGCTCGCGTGGCCCGTCAGATGGTGACTCGTTTCGGGATGAGCGATCGCCTTGGCCCTGTCGCCCTCGGTCGCCAGCAAGGCAACATGTTCCTCGGTCGCGATATTGCTGCAGAGCGGGACTTCTCGGAAGATACTGCTGCCACGATTGACGACGAAGTGCGTCAGTTGGTCGATACGGCCTACCATCGTGCCAAGCAAGTGCTCGTCGAAAACCGTTCGATTCTGGATCAGCTTGCCAAGATGCTGGTTGAGAAAGAAACGGTCGATGCAGAAGAACTGCAAGACCTGCTCAACAACAATGAAGTGCGGATGGCCGCGATCGCCTAA
- the ychF gene encoding redox-regulated ATPase YchF produces MLRAGIVGLPNVGKSTLFNALVANAKAQAANFPFCTIEPNVGVVAVPDARLAALTTISSSEQTVPTRIEFVDIAGLVKGASQGEGLGNQFLSHIRQVDAIVQVVRCFDDDDIIHVAGSVDPARDIEIINLELALADLGQIERRIERLRKQARTNKEAAAELAVLERLQPHLDAGKSVRQFELTEEEEALIAPLDLLTRKPLIYGANVSEGELATGNDYVEQVRSLAAAENAQVVIISAQVEAELVELPEEERADYLASLGVEEGGLQSLIRATYALLGLRTYFTTGPKETRAWTIRAGMTAPQAAGVIHSDFERGFIRAETVAYADLVSTGSMTAAKEKGLVRSEGKEYVVQEGDVMLFRFNV; encoded by the coding sequence ATGCTTAGAGCCGGTATTGTTGGCCTACCCAATGTAGGCAAATCCACGTTGTTCAACGCGCTTGTGGCCAACGCGAAGGCCCAAGCCGCTAATTTTCCGTTCTGTACGATTGAGCCAAACGTCGGGGTTGTGGCCGTGCCGGATGCTCGGCTGGCTGCTCTGACGACGATCTCCAGCTCTGAACAGACGGTGCCCACGCGCATCGAGTTTGTCGATATCGCGGGCTTAGTCAAAGGGGCAAGCCAAGGCGAAGGGCTGGGTAACCAGTTCCTCTCGCACATTCGCCAAGTCGATGCCATCGTTCAGGTGGTGCGCTGCTTTGATGATGACGACATCATCCACGTGGCGGGTTCCGTCGATCCTGCACGGGACATCGAAATCATCAACCTCGAACTTGCCCTCGCCGATTTGGGTCAGATTGAGCGCCGCATAGAGCGTCTGCGTAAGCAAGCCCGTACCAATAAGGAAGCAGCAGCCGAACTCGCTGTACTGGAGCGCTTGCAACCCCACCTAGACGCAGGCAAATCAGTACGGCAGTTTGAACTGACGGAAGAAGAGGAAGCGCTGATTGCGCCCTTGGATCTGCTGACACGCAAACCGTTGATCTACGGTGCCAATGTCTCAGAAGGCGAGCTAGCAACCGGCAATGATTATGTGGAGCAGGTGCGATCGCTAGCTGCTGCTGAAAATGCGCAGGTGGTGATCATCTCGGCGCAAGTCGAAGCAGAGCTGGTGGAACTGCCGGAGGAAGAGCGGGCGGATTACCTTGCTTCGCTGGGGGTGGAAGAAGGTGGCTTGCAATCCTTGATTCGGGCGACCTATGCGCTGCTCGGTCTGCGCACCTACTTCACGACGGGGCCGAAAGAAACTCGCGCTTGGACGATTCGCGCTGGCATGACGGCACCGCAAGCAGCGGGCGTCATTCACTCAGATTTTGAGCGCGGCTTCATCCGGGCAGAAACTGTGGCCTACGCTGACCTTGTTTCCACAGGCTCGATGACGGCAGCCAAAGAAAAAGGTCTGGTGCGTAGTGAAGGCAAGGAGTATGTCGTTCAAGAGGGGGATGTAATGCTCTTCCGCTTCAACGTGTAG